Proteins encoded together in one Oreochromis aureus strain Israel breed Guangdong linkage group 23, ZZ_aureus, whole genome shotgun sequence window:
- the LOC116317522 gene encoding ankyrin repeat domain-containing protein SOWAHC-like → MGNWESFRRDNRESRKEPVGKEPNVPEITVTEASPLSPERSFFSVPGPAHTGRTGQVLTAAEQQAESESQESLSAAEGLSVTMCRKSAESQHRSPFGPPESQEEEEEEERVDTHSLSGSDDNSTPRGSRKHFIEVMMNSSPAIRRSFYLSPRAEADSTSMVSSTLDEDRTAVALEPMEHEWMMCASDGQWSSLHRLLTAEPSLILKKDFVTGFTCLHWAAKHGKPELIAMIINFAKLHNISVSIDIRSSTGYTPLHIATMHGHVEVVKLLVRTYNADVEIRDYSGRKACQYLTDNVSVDIRSIVGGCECSAGENSHPRDGRRWRISNIKPLSQLNSNDCASGDSEGQPREKPLRRKSSLSRMKPKLQKLRDRTSQIVHSTSFKDKEQQGGSKRASFRSRAKSHFYGSDQY, encoded by the coding sequence ATGGGAAACTGGGAAAGCTTCAGACGAGACAACAGGGAGTCCAGAAAGGAGCCGGTTGGAAAAGAGCCCAACGTACCAGAAATTACAGTGACTGAAGCGTCGCCGCTCTCTCCAGAGAGGTCTTTCTTTAGCGTACCTGGGCCTGCACACACTGGTAGGACGGGACAGGTACTTACTGCTGCTGAGCAGCAGGCTGAGTCTGAGTCACAGGAAAGCCTGAGCGCAGCAGAGGGGCTTAGTGTGACCATGTGCAGAAAGTCTGCAGAGTCCCAGCACAGGTCTCCCTTTGGCCCGCCGGAgtcacaggaggaggaggaggaggaggagcgcgTAGATACGCACAGTTTGTCTGGAAGTGACGATAACAGCACCCCAAGAGGCAGCCGCAAGCATTTCATAGAGGTCATGATGAACAGCTCCCCAGCGATTCGGCGCTCTTTTTACCTGTCCCCCAGGGCTGAAGCTGACTCCACCTCTATGGTTTCCTCCACCCTGGACGAAGACAGGACAGCTGTAGCCTTGGAGCCTATGGAGCATGAGTGGATGATGTGTGCTTCAGACGGGCAGTGGAGCAGCTTGCATCGCCTCCTCACCGCAGAACCCAGCCTCATCCTGAAGAAGGATTTTGTGACTGGCTTCACCTGCCTTCACTGGGCCGCCAAGCACGGCAAGCCTGAGCTCATAGCCATGATTATTAATTTTGCCAAGCTGCACAACATTTCTGTTAGTATTGATATTCGATCCAGCACCGGCTATACACCTCTGCACATCGCCACCATGCACGGTCATGTGGAGGTGGTCAAGCTTCTGGTTAGAACCTACAATGCAGATGTGGAGATCAGAGACTACAGTGGGAGGAAGGCCTGCCAATACCTCACCGACAACGTGAGCGTGGATATACGGAGCATCGTTGGAGGCTGTGAGTGCTCTGCAGGTGAGAACTCTCATCCCAGGGACGGAAGACGCTGGAGGATCTCTAACATAAAGCCCCTCAGCCAGCTCAACTCCAACGATTGTGCTTCTGGGGACAGTGAGGGCCAACCCAGGGAAAAGCCCCTCAGGAGGAAGTCCTCACTGAGCAGGATGAAGCCCAAACTGCAGAAGCTTCGTGACAGGACATCCCAGATTGTCCACAGCACTTCATTCAAAGATAAGGAGCAACAGGGAGGGTCAAAGAGAGCCTCCTTTAGATCCAGAGCCAAGAGCCACTTCTATGGGTCAGATCAGTACTGA
- the dhrsx gene encoding dehydrogenase/reductase SDR family member on chromosome X, translated as MSPQSVLVPLFKLYLCGIKVLLYQIFNRSFTLPVLPKQNGRVAIVTGGTRGIGFETARHLASLGMHVIIAGNEREEGAAAVRKIHEEGTEGTAEFVFVDMTSLKSVRHFVRLFRDRGLPLHVLVNNAGTMMVPERQTEDGFEYHLGLNYLSHFLLTNLLLDLLKRSGKPGCCSRIINMSSATHYAGVVDMEDLNRRIQYSSHGAYSQSKLALVLFTYYLQEQLTASSCSVTVNAVDPGMVDTALYDNLWTLVQLLKKPVAKILFRTPAEGASTAVYAAAASEMEGVGGCYLYNGQKTQSAGVSYDSELQAKLWKKSCQLVGLQEA; from the exons ATGTCGCCTCAGTCGGTGCTGGTGCCTCTCTTCAAACTGTACTTATGCGGAATTAAAGTTCTTCTCTACCAAATTTTCAACCGCTCCTTTACGCTCCCAG TCTTACCCAAGCAAAATGGAAGGGTTGCCATTGTGACTGGGGGTACCAGAGGAATTGGTTTTGAAACCGCAAGACACCTGGCAAGCCTTGGCATGCATGTTATCATAG CTGGGAATGAGAGAGAAGAAGGTGCAGCAGCTGTTCGGAAGATTCATGAAGAAGGGACCGAAGGAACAG CTGAGTTTGTCTTCGTGGACATGACGTCACTGAAATCTGTGCGCCACTTTGTGCGGTTGTTCAGGGACAGAGGTCTACCCCTCCATGTCCTGGTTAATAACG CTGGGACCATGATGGTtcctgagagacagacagaggatGGCTTTGAGTACCACTTGGGCCTCAATTACTTGAGCCACTTCCTGCTGACAAACTTGTTGCTGGATCTGCTGAAGAGGTCAGGAAAACCGGGCTGCTGCTCTAGAATCATCAACATGTCCTCTGCTACACATTACGCAGGAGTCGTAGACATGGAGGACTTAAACAGGAG GATCCAGTACAGTTCCCATGGTGCTTACTCCCAAAGCAAACTGGCTCTGGTCCTGTTCACCTACTACCTGCAGGAGCAGCTGACTGCcagcagctgctctgtgactgtGAATGCTGTGGACCCGGGAATGGTGGACACGGCGCTGTACGATAACCTGTGGACTCTGGTGCAGCTGCTCAAGAAGCCAGTAGCCAAGATACTGTTCAGG ACTCCAGCAGAGGGAGCATCTACAGCCGTCTATGCTGCAGCTGCTTCTGAGATGGAGGGGGTGGGTGGCTGTTACCTGTACAATGGCCAGAAGACGCAGTCTGCAGGTGTTTCCTATGACTCTGAACTACAGGCCAAGCTGTGGAAAAAGAGCTGCCAGCTGGTGGGTCTGCAGGAGGCCTGA
- the LOC116317523 gene encoding E3 SUMO-protein ligase ZBED1 gives MDFLPKEPMEVKSSGPSCSGLNLVAHPRAKSKVWKYFGFDTDADGCILHWKRIYCRVCMSQIAYSGNTSNLSYHLEKNHPIEFSEFVKSNTDQMREAFATAFSRIKTEPTVSQQQSQETYLRQSLDSENKRHNDLTVAIINFICEGLYPVCTVEEPMFKNLIGIVDPGYSPPSKSDLAGKMVPQMYCRTQNVVFSELSGVMNCGIATDLWQSPTQNRTYISLSVHSINYNSATGFSVTNKCLKTFEVQEDNRAENITRAMYEAFVKWGITHKVIGATTDGSVDVVKACSLLDLSVGMPCLGHTINHAMAEAFQLPRVSGFLGCCRKLIDHYRESAMYTAREKQKQHGLAQCTLITDQDRSWFGTLAMLQRLKEQQAAISMTLIESSSSHHFTFSGSDWALLEGLIEVLQPFKVVANMIISCKYPTISMVRPVLHMLLNTTLKIKEGDLKEISMSKEVISKVLSSTYSQNSQLSQEIATFLNIATFLDPRYKKLPFLSTQERSKVESIIIEEAKAILEKQISERSCLDDFSLVSDEPPCKKQGLPGESSASTSVQDNPLAAIFCQSDADQSQEELHAQVVEELSNYKSQRVLGLNEDPLLWWSNHAPLFPTLPKVLQKYWCVPATSVPCHRLFSSSGTFLSGKRNRIPSALVDMQVFLYENSRSYYEPEPCEDEFETVLETNSSLAQH, from the coding sequence ATGGACTTTTTACCTAAGGAGCCAATGGAGGTTAAAAGTTCAGGACCTTCGTGCTCAGGCCTCAATCTGGTCGCACACCCACGTGCCAAAAGCAAAGTGTGGAAGTACTTTGGCTTTGACACAGATGCAGATGGCTGCATATTACATTGGAAAAGGATTTACTGTCGTGTATGTATGAGCCAAATTGCCTACTCTGGAAACACCTCAAACTTGTCATACCACCTTGAAAAGAACCATCCCATAGAGTTCAGTGAGTTTGTGAAAAGCAACACAGATCAGATGCGTGAAGCTTTTGCTACGGCGTTTTCTAGGATAAAGACTGAGCCGACAGTTTCACAGCAGCAGTCCCAGGAAACCTATTTAAGGCAGAGCTTAGACTCTGAAAACAAACGACACAATGATTTGACTGTAGCTATTATCAACTTCATTTGTGAGGGGTTATATCCGGTATGTACAGTTGAAGAGCCTATGTTCAAGAATTTAATCGGTATTGTTGACCCTGGATATTCTCCTCCAAGCAAAAGTGACCTCGCAGGCAAAATGGTTCCTCAAATGTACTGCCGTACCCAAAATGTGGTCTTTAGTGAGCTTAGTGGAGTTATGAATTGTGGCATTGCTACAGATCTGTGGCAAAGCCCAACACAAAACAGAACATATATTTCACTTTCTGTGCATTCAATCAATTACAACAGTGCAACTGGCTTCTCAGTGACCAACAAATGCCTTAAAACTTTTGAAGTACAAGAGGACAACAGAGCTGAGAATATCACCAGAGCCATGTATGAAGCCTTTGTGAAGTGGGGGATAACTCATAAAGTCATTGGGGCTACCACAGATGGTTCGGTGGATGTGGTGAAAGCATGCTCCCTCCTTGATCTGTCAGTAGGAATGCCCTGCCTTGGGCACACAATCAATCATGCAATGGCTGAAGCCTTCCAGCTGCCACGAGTGAGTGGCTTTTTGGGATGCTGCCGCAAGCTTATCGATCATTATAGAGAATCTGCAATGTATACAGCACGAGAAAAACAGAAGCAACACGGCCTTGCTCAGTGTACACTCATCACAGACCAGGACAGGTCATGGTTCGGTACATTGGCAATGCTACAAAGACTGAAAGAGCAACAGGCTGCTATAAGTATGACGCTTATAGAGAGTTCTAGTAGCCATCATTTCACCTTCAGTGGTTCTGACTGGGCCTTGTTGGAGGGCTTGATTGAAGTCCTCCAGCCCTTTAAAGTTGTGGCAAACATGATCATTTCTTGTAAGTATCCAACCATTAGCATGGTGAGACCTGTCCTTCATATGCTGCTGAACACCACCCTCAAAATTAAGGAAGGGGATCTCAAAGAGATCAGCATGAGCAAAGAGGTCATCTCCAAGGTCTTGTCAAGCACATATTCACAGAATTCACAGTTATCCCAAGAGATCGCAACATTCCTCAACATTGCTACATTTTTGGATCCTCGTTATAAGAAACTGCCTTTTCTTTCCACCCAAGAACGTTCAAAAGTTGAGAGTATTATTATTGAAGAGGCCAAAGCAATCCTTGAGAAGCAGATTTCAGAGCGATCATGCcttgatgatttttctttggtGTCTGATGAGCCACCTTGCAAAAAACAGGGACTTCCGGGTGAATCTTCTGCCAGCACTTCAGTTCAAGACAACCCTTTGGCTGCCATATTTTGCCAGTCAGATGCAGACCAGAGCCAAGAGGAGCTACATGCTCAAGTAGTAGAGGAGCTGAGCAACTACAAGTCACAGAGGGTTCTAGGTCTGAATGAAGACCCTTTGCTTTGGTGGTCAAACCATGCACCTTTGTTCCCCACACTTCCTAAGGTGCTCCAGAAGTATTGGTGTGTTCCTGCCACAAGTGTCCCTTGTCATAGGTTGTTCAGCTCATCAGGTACTTTTCTTTCTGGAAAACGGAACCGCATACCTTCAGCTCTAGTGGATATGCAGGTTTTCCTGTATGAGAACTCTCGGAGCTACTATGAGCCTGAACCCTGTGAGGATGAATTTGAAACTGTTTTGGAAACCAACTCTAGTTTGGCTCAGCACTAA